A genomic segment from Actinoplanes sichuanensis encodes:
- a CDS encoding ICP22 family protein, translating to MTAPQPGAQGSSALLNDAFTQAWRTSPWLLADRAGIALIGGLAPVAVASLTELLLDHLFGAGTEAESRRPDADTTAVLSGGVVTELGDHGTLKRPPDGESPPDGESPPDGESPPDGESPPDGESPPDCERPPDCERPPDGENPPEGDTLRPPTGG from the coding sequence GTGACCGCCCCACAACCCGGAGCGCAAGGTTCATCAGCCCTGCTCAACGATGCTTTCACGCAGGCTTGGCGGACGTCTCCATGGCTGCTCGCGGACCGCGCCGGGATCGCGCTGATCGGCGGTCTGGCCCCGGTCGCGGTCGCCTCGCTCACCGAACTGCTGCTCGACCACCTGTTCGGGGCCGGTACCGAAGCCGAGTCGCGTCGACCTGATGCCGACACCACCGCCGTGCTGTCCGGCGGGGTGGTCACCGAACTCGGCGACCACGGCACCCTGAAAAGGCCGCCGGATGGTGAAAGCCCGCCGGATGGTGAAAGCCCGCCGGATGGTGAAAGCCCGCCGGATGGTGAAAGCCCGCCGGATGGTGAAAGCCCGCCGGATTGCGAAAGGCCGCCGGATTGCGAAAGGCCGCCGGACGGCGAAAACCCGCCGGAAGGCGACACGCTTCGCCCGCCGACCGGCGGGTGA
- a CDS encoding response regulator transcription factor, which translates to MRVVIAEDGVIVREGVAGMLRRFGHEVVAAVGDAVALREAVAEHRPDVVVTDVRMPPGFSDEGLQAAIEMRKADPKLPVLVLSQYVEQTYAAELIDSEHEAGIGYLLKDRIGEVAEFVDALERVARGRTVVDQEVVRQLLGRRRDPLHRLTAREREVLALMAEGRSNTGIARELVVTEAMVAKHINSLLAKLELPPDSDDHRRVRAVLAYLRG; encoded by the coding sequence ATGAGAGTGGTCATCGCGGAAGACGGCGTGATCGTGCGGGAGGGTGTGGCCGGCATGCTGCGCCGGTTCGGGCACGAGGTGGTCGCCGCGGTCGGGGATGCCGTCGCCCTGCGCGAGGCGGTCGCCGAGCACCGGCCGGATGTGGTCGTCACCGACGTGCGGATGCCACCCGGGTTCAGCGACGAGGGTCTTCAGGCCGCTATCGAGATGCGGAAGGCCGACCCGAAGCTTCCGGTTCTGGTGCTCAGCCAATATGTCGAGCAGACCTATGCCGCCGAGCTGATCGATTCCGAGCACGAGGCAGGCATCGGATACCTGCTGAAGGACCGCATCGGTGAGGTCGCCGAGTTCGTCGACGCGCTTGAGAGGGTGGCGCGGGGCCGCACTGTGGTCGACCAGGAGGTGGTCCGGCAGTTGCTGGGCCGCCGTCGTGACCCGTTGCACCGGCTTACCGCTCGCGAGCGGGAGGTCCTGGCGTTGATGGCCGAGGGACGTTCGAACACCGGTATCGCCCGGGAACTCGTCGTCACCGAGGCCATGGTCGCCAAACACATAAACAGCCTGCTCGCCAAACTCGAGCTCCCACCCGATAGCGACGACCACCGCCGGGTTCGCGCCGTCCTCGCCTATCTGCGCGGCTGA
- a CDS encoding ABC transporter ATP-binding protein has product MTDHGTPAVELQAATKTYGTGERAVTALDRVDARFAAGTFTAVMGPSGSGKSTLLHCAAGLDRLSGGEVVIDGVPVGGLSERALTRLRRSRVGFVFQSFNLVPALTAAQNVALPLRLAGRRPEPGAVTAMLAEVGLAGREGHRPSELSGGQQQRVAIARALVSRPAVLFADEPTGALDAASGAAVLHLLREAVDRHRQTIVMVTHDPLAAATADRVLFLADGRVFDELPGAVGAERIALHIAHAQHTVVTR; this is encoded by the coding sequence ATGACGGATCACGGAACACCAGCGGTCGAGCTGCAGGCGGCGACCAAGACATATGGGACCGGCGAGCGCGCGGTGACGGCTCTGGATCGGGTGGACGCCAGGTTCGCAGCGGGCACCTTCACCGCCGTCATGGGCCCGTCGGGGTCGGGCAAGTCCACGTTGCTGCACTGTGCGGCGGGGCTGGACCGGCTGTCCGGCGGCGAGGTGGTCATCGACGGCGTGCCGGTCGGTGGCCTGAGCGAGCGGGCGCTGACCCGTCTTCGACGTAGCCGGGTCGGCTTCGTCTTCCAGTCGTTCAATCTCGTTCCGGCGCTGACCGCGGCGCAGAATGTGGCGTTGCCGCTGCGCCTGGCCGGGCGTCGTCCGGAGCCGGGTGCGGTGACCGCGATGCTGGCCGAGGTGGGTCTGGCCGGCCGCGAGGGGCATCGGCCGTCCGAGCTGTCCGGGGGTCAGCAGCAGCGCGTGGCGATCGCCCGCGCGCTGGTGTCCCGGCCTGCGGTGCTCTTCGCCGACGAGCCGACCGGCGCGCTGGACGCGGCGTCCGGCGCCGCTGTGCTGCACCTGCTGCGCGAGGCGGTGGACCGTCATCGGCAGACGATCGTGATGGTGACCCATGACCCGCTGGCCGCCGCCACCGCCGATCGGGTGCTGTTCCTGGCCGACGGACGGGTGTTCGACGAGTTGCCCGGTGCGGTCGGCGCGGAGCGGATCGCTCTGCACATCGCTCACGCCCAGCACACGGTGGTGACCCGGTGA
- a CDS encoding ABC transporter permease: MSAAWAMVRHRFASFAGMFVAVFLGVAVVAGSAALYLSSRPQAPARYDLAPVLITPPDPGTGDDRDRQSWTAAQATALATRLAELAGVTAAVPDPWFYVQRLESGRPTGDAQAALLDGHAWSSAALGGYRLTSGRAPAAPGEVAAGPGTTPGESVAVLTSAGPEKWLVTGTVDGPGLYVTDREAARRASGVRVIGLTVTGDPQRVADAAAAVVGTDGVVRSGSDRDALEPDSVTRIRWIGAQLLIALVTLGAFATVFVVSSTCALSAAQRRRELGLLRAVGATPGQVRRMMYAETALIALLAGLLGAPAGLMAAPLLAGPMVGNGLEPAGFTVTWQPMALAGAVLLGLIVALGGVTAAARRASRIAPLDALREAAADPRSMTPTRWVVGFLCGIGGGVLLAAMPSLPLETRSTAGLGAAMLLLSGAALLSPVLIVPLVRVVARPWRGTATGMLVREGTLTGVRRVASTAAPVLATVGLTVLLAGTVATIEVAAGIDETARYPEGTVLVPDGTPGLSAAAVTAQGAEPALTTRLLITHGDSTAGRDATGRGDALVLDRLSAAELGVAAGDAVTVRFVDGAETQLSVKAVADETSIPSGLVRQHDPDALTGMIMLDREVVPVPGARTLAIHDFVMEEIEDEGRLIDLFLLALIGLSAGYTAIAVGNTLLMATAARRGEFRALRLAGAGTGQVVRVVTAEALLAVTVGAVLGGLVAVVSLAGVRAAVEDEIGREIALIMPWGVTAAVTTVCAALAVLAASFPILRGRSTDS, translated from the coding sequence GTGAGCGCGGCGTGGGCCATGGTCCGGCATCGATTCGCGAGTTTCGCCGGCATGTTCGTCGCGGTGTTCCTGGGTGTCGCAGTCGTCGCCGGGTCGGCGGCGCTCTATCTGAGCTCACGGCCGCAGGCGCCGGCCCGCTACGACCTGGCACCGGTGCTGATCACACCACCCGACCCGGGCACTGGCGACGATCGCGACCGGCAGTCCTGGACAGCGGCGCAGGCGACCGCACTCGCCACCCGTCTGGCCGAGTTGGCGGGTGTGACGGCCGCCGTCCCCGACCCATGGTTCTACGTCCAGCGCCTGGAGTCGGGCCGGCCAACCGGCGACGCCCAGGCCGCCCTGCTCGACGGGCACGCCTGGTCGTCCGCGGCTCTCGGCGGTTATCGCCTGACCAGCGGCCGTGCCCCAGCGGCTCCCGGTGAGGTGGCGGCCGGCCCCGGCACGACTCCCGGTGAGTCGGTCGCGGTACTCACCTCGGCCGGGCCGGAGAAGTGGCTGGTCACCGGGACCGTGGACGGGCCCGGGCTCTATGTGACCGACCGGGAGGCCGCGCGGCGGGCATCGGGTGTCCGCGTGATCGGTCTGACCGTGACCGGGGATCCGCAGCGGGTGGCCGATGCCGCGGCGGCTGTCGTGGGCACGGATGGCGTGGTCCGGTCCGGCAGTGACCGGGACGCGCTGGAGCCCGACTCCGTCACCCGGATCCGGTGGATCGGCGCACAGCTGCTGATCGCGCTGGTCACGCTCGGCGCGTTCGCGACCGTGTTCGTGGTGTCCTCCACGTGTGCGCTGAGTGCGGCGCAACGACGACGCGAGCTCGGGCTGCTGCGGGCGGTCGGGGCGACTCCGGGGCAGGTGCGGCGGATGATGTATGCCGAGACGGCGCTGATCGCCCTGCTCGCCGGGCTGCTCGGCGCGCCGGCCGGGCTGATGGCCGCTCCCCTGCTGGCCGGGCCGATGGTCGGCAACGGTCTGGAGCCCGCCGGCTTCACCGTGACGTGGCAGCCCATGGCGCTGGCCGGAGCGGTCCTGCTCGGGCTGATCGTGGCCCTGGGTGGAGTGACGGCCGCGGCCCGGCGGGCCAGCCGGATCGCTCCGCTGGACGCGTTGCGCGAGGCGGCCGCCGACCCGCGCTCGATGACTCCCACCCGCTGGGTCGTCGGGTTCCTCTGCGGGATCGGGGGCGGCGTTCTGCTCGCCGCGATGCCCTCGCTGCCGCTGGAGACACGCAGTACGGCCGGTCTGGGCGCCGCGATGCTGCTGTTGTCAGGGGCTGCGTTGTTGTCGCCGGTGCTGATCGTTCCGCTGGTCCGGGTGGTGGCTCGCCCCTGGCGCGGCACCGCCACGGGCATGCTGGTTCGGGAGGGGACTCTGACGGGAGTTCGCCGGGTCGCGTCGACTGCCGCGCCGGTACTGGCGACCGTCGGGTTGACCGTGCTGCTCGCCGGGACGGTCGCGACGATCGAGGTGGCCGCCGGGATCGACGAGACGGCCCGCTATCCGGAGGGCACCGTGCTGGTCCCGGATGGCACGCCCGGGCTGTCGGCGGCCGCGGTCACCGCCCAGGGGGCCGAGCCCGCGCTCACCACCCGTCTGCTGATCACCCACGGAGACAGCACCGCCGGCCGGGACGCGACCGGGCGGGGCGATGCTCTGGTGCTCGACCGGTTGAGCGCCGCGGAACTGGGTGTCGCGGCAGGTGATGCGGTGACGGTCCGGTTCGTCGACGGGGCCGAGACACAACTGTCGGTGAAGGCCGTGGCGGACGAGACCAGCATTCCGTCGGGGCTGGTCCGGCAGCATGACCCGGATGCGCTGACCGGCATGATCATGTTGGACAGGGAGGTGGTGCCGGTCCCCGGGGCGCGCACGCTCGCGATTCACGACTTCGTCATGGAGGAGATCGAGGACGAGGGCCGGTTGATCGATCTGTTCCTGCTGGCCCTGATCGGGCTATCCGCGGGGTACACCGCCATCGCGGTCGGCAACACGCTGCTGATGGCGACCGCTGCCCGCCGCGGGGAGTTCCGGGCGCTCCGGCTGGCCGGGGCCGGGACCGGTCAGGTGGTCCGGGTCGTCACCGCGGAGGCACTGCTGGCGGTCACCGTCGGTGCGGTTCTCGGCGGGCTGGTCGCGGTCGTCTCGCTGGCCGGAGTCCGAGCCGCGGTGGAGGACGAGATCGGCCGCGAAATCGCGCTGATCATGCCTTGGGGCGTGACCGCGGCGGTCACCACCGTCTGCGCGGCCCTCGCGGTCCTGGCTGCATCGTTCCCAATCCTTCGAGGAAGGAGCACCGATTCTTAG
- a CDS encoding carboxymuconolactone decarboxylase family protein — protein MTLLRTPDSSPLYDADRERLGYVANYSRVFALAPDVQAGWAALSKSLRTAMDPRRYQLVTLAAARRIGSRYCSLAFATALRDTCFDDAGLLDAITDRSGLAGVEVAIMEFAELVAGDPTAVTPADVDRLRAHGLSETDIFHIVAAVAARRFFTTVLAATGTVPDEVYDSLDPALRAVLP, from the coding sequence ATGACACTGCTGCGCACCCCGGATTCCTCGCCGCTCTACGACGCCGACCGCGAACGCCTCGGCTATGTCGCCAACTATTCGCGGGTGTTCGCGCTGGCCCCGGACGTGCAGGCGGGCTGGGCGGCGCTGTCGAAGTCGTTGCGGACCGCCATGGATCCGCGCCGCTACCAGCTGGTGACGCTGGCCGCGGCCCGACGGATCGGATCCCGCTACTGCTCGCTGGCGTTCGCGACGGCGCTGCGAGACACCTGCTTCGACGACGCCGGCCTGCTCGACGCGATCACCGACAGGTCCGGCCTGGCCGGGGTCGAGGTGGCGATCATGGAGTTCGCCGAGCTCGTGGCCGGTGACCCGACGGCCGTGACACCGGCTGACGTGGACCGGCTGCGCGCGCACGGCCTGTCCGAAACCGACATCTTCCACATCGTCGCGGCGGTGGCCGCCCGGCGGTTCTTCACCACGGTTCTGGCCGCGACCGGAACGGTCCCGGACGAGGTTTACGACTCCCTGGATCCGGCGTTGCGGGCGGTGCTGCCGTGA
- a CDS encoding ABC transporter permease, whose translation MSAAIADGRVMAGRYLRHVVRAPEEIVIYFSLPIMFVLVFGYVFGSGMSVPGGGGYREFLIPGVFVMTMLYGIGATATGIAVDVGRGVLDRFRSMPMARSALISGRVVADLVRALLETTVLVVCGLLVGWRWHLGVGNVLAAIGLLLLLRLSLSCVGVALGLSTPNPDTVSTIVFPLAFPLSAVSNVFVAPELMPGWLGTISEWNPISATTTTLRDLFGNPGLGSDSWPAEHAMLLAIAWPVALMVIFGPLSVRLYRRLGR comes from the coding sequence GTGAGCGCGGCGATCGCGGACGGGCGTGTGATGGCTGGGCGCTATCTGCGGCACGTGGTGCGGGCACCCGAGGAGATCGTCATCTATTTCAGCCTGCCGATCATGTTCGTGCTGGTGTTCGGGTATGTCTTCGGCAGCGGTATGTCGGTGCCCGGCGGAGGCGGCTACCGCGAGTTCCTGATCCCGGGCGTCTTCGTGATGACCATGCTGTACGGGATCGGCGCGACCGCCACCGGAATAGCCGTCGACGTGGGCCGTGGCGTGTTGGACCGATTCCGTTCGATGCCGATGGCGAGGTCCGCGCTGATCAGCGGCCGGGTCGTCGCCGACCTGGTGCGGGCGCTGCTGGAGACGACGGTGCTGGTGGTGTGCGGACTGCTCGTCGGCTGGCGCTGGCATCTCGGCGTCGGCAACGTACTGGCGGCGATCGGTCTGCTCCTGCTGCTGCGCCTGTCCCTGAGCTGCGTCGGCGTGGCCCTCGGCCTGTCCACCCCGAACCCGGACACGGTCTCGACGATCGTGTTCCCGCTGGCGTTCCCGCTGAGCGCCGTCTCGAATGTGTTCGTCGCCCCGGAACTGATGCCCGGCTGGCTGGGGACCATCTCCGAATGGAACCCGATCTCCGCGACCACCACCACCCTACGCGACCTGTTCGGCAACCCGGGCCTGGGCTCCGACTCCTGGCCGGCCGAACACGCGATGCTCCTGGCGATCGCCTGGCCCGTGGCGCTGATGGTCATCTTCGGCCCGCTGTCCGTCCGCCTGTACCGCCGCCTGGGCCGGTAG
- a CDS encoding ATP-binding protein, translating into MELWERAGALARLDELVRESRRSGRVALVGGEAGIGKSSLVTAFGQRCGGRIRLLPGMCDPLVTPRALGPVHDIGRQAGGRLAELLNAGADRAEVLDALVGELSGPGRRPLPVVVVEDAHWADEATTDLLVFLSRRIGRLAALLVVTFRDDEVGPEHPLRAALAAMPREVVRRIPLPPLSEACVAEQAARSGRDAAELFHLTGGNPLLVTELLGDAERPDGALFGRRPGRTGRVAVPEAVRDLVLGRLQGLPGPARELARLVAVVPTRAENALLGDRVPEVQQCLDAGVLVASADGVGVGYRHELLRRAVEESLSPVARAALHQRVLDVLERRDVDPARRAHHARLAGDGGAVLRHGTAAAVRAAGQGAHREAAAHYRAVLRYATRLPPSDRAELLEAYAVQAYLAGVASEGLPACREALRVWRSLGVPDRIGGCLRWISRLAWWSGHGAEARVAAAEAVDALETGPPGRPLAMAYSNRSQLHMLAHELDAAVEWGDRARQLATGLGDLETELHASVNVASARMQSGDPAAAQELRRLHRAAAAAGLTDHAARALVNRASTLIEHCAHRGVLPAGDDTRSGSDAAGAAAALEEALTYAAGQDLDGYVQYLLGLRAMIRFETRDWAGALADAESALERPSRGGVAVVPALVARGRIRSARGADGASADLDAAAAHAYGLAELQWIGLVAAARSEYFLLAGDPVRAAAEARPAFEQATALGHRWFAAELANCLRLAGDASVAVPPPRFDPGYLTVLDQLGAVRAAGWLRAELRRQGVTGVPRGPRPATAADDAGLTARQAQVLELLADGLSNADIAARLTLSVKTVEHHVSAVLNKLGVTSRGQAAARRRSS; encoded by the coding sequence ATGGAGCTGTGGGAACGGGCCGGGGCACTGGCGCGGCTCGACGAGCTGGTTCGGGAGAGCCGGCGGTCCGGGCGAGTGGCTCTCGTCGGTGGCGAGGCCGGGATCGGGAAGTCGTCGCTGGTCACCGCGTTCGGCCAGCGGTGTGGTGGCCGGATCCGGCTGCTGCCGGGGATGTGTGATCCACTGGTCACGCCGCGAGCGCTGGGACCGGTGCACGACATCGGGCGGCAGGCCGGCGGGCGGCTGGCCGAACTCCTGAACGCCGGGGCGGACCGGGCGGAGGTGCTGGACGCGCTGGTCGGCGAACTGTCCGGACCCGGCCGGCGGCCGCTGCCGGTGGTGGTCGTGGAGGACGCGCACTGGGCCGACGAGGCGACGACCGACCTGCTGGTGTTCCTGTCCCGGCGGATCGGGCGGCTGGCGGCGCTGCTCGTGGTGACGTTCCGGGATGACGAGGTGGGGCCGGAGCATCCGTTGCGGGCGGCGCTGGCCGCGATGCCCCGGGAGGTGGTTCGCCGGATCCCGCTACCGCCGCTGTCCGAGGCGTGCGTGGCCGAGCAGGCGGCCCGCTCCGGCCGGGACGCCGCCGAGCTGTTCCATCTGACCGGCGGCAATCCGCTACTGGTCACCGAGCTACTCGGCGACGCCGAGCGGCCGGACGGGGCGCTGTTCGGACGCCGGCCCGGTCGAACCGGTCGGGTGGCGGTTCCGGAGGCGGTGCGGGATCTGGTTCTCGGGCGGCTTCAAGGGCTGCCGGGGCCGGCCCGGGAGTTGGCGCGCCTGGTCGCGGTGGTCCCCACCCGGGCGGAGAACGCGCTGCTCGGCGACCGGGTTCCGGAGGTGCAGCAGTGCCTGGACGCCGGGGTGCTGGTGGCGTCGGCCGATGGGGTCGGCGTCGGCTACCGGCACGAGCTGCTGCGCCGGGCGGTCGAGGAATCCCTGTCGCCGGTGGCCCGGGCGGCCCTGCATCAACGGGTTCTCGACGTGCTGGAACGCCGGGATGTCGATCCGGCCCGGCGGGCCCATCACGCGCGGCTGGCCGGGGACGGAGGCGCGGTGCTGCGGCACGGCACCGCGGCGGCGGTGCGGGCCGCCGGGCAGGGCGCCCACCGCGAGGCCGCGGCCCACTACCGGGCGGTTCTGCGGTACGCGACCCGACTGCCCCCGTCCGACCGGGCCGAACTGCTGGAGGCGTACGCCGTACAGGCGTATCTGGCCGGAGTGGCGTCCGAGGGTCTGCCCGCCTGCCGGGAGGCCCTGCGGGTGTGGCGGTCCCTCGGCGTCCCGGACCGGATCGGCGGCTGCCTGCGCTGGATCTCCCGGCTGGCCTGGTGGAGCGGCCACGGCGCGGAGGCCCGGGTGGCGGCGGCGGAGGCGGTCGACGCGCTGGAGACGGGACCGCCGGGTCGGCCGCTGGCCATGGCGTACAGCAACCGGTCGCAGTTGCACATGTTGGCGCACGAACTCGACGCGGCGGTGGAGTGGGGTGACCGGGCCCGACAGCTGGCCACCGGCCTCGGCGACCTGGAGACGGAGCTGCACGCGAGCGTCAACGTGGCCAGCGCCCGCATGCAGTCCGGCGACCCGGCAGCGGCGCAGGAGCTTCGGCGCCTGCACCGGGCGGCGGCCGCGGCGGGCCTCACCGACCACGCCGCGCGGGCCCTGGTGAACCGGGCGTCGACCCTGATCGAGCACTGCGCGCACCGCGGAGTCCTACCGGCCGGGGACGACACCCGGTCGGGTTCCGATGCCGCCGGTGCCGCGGCCGCTCTGGAGGAGGCGCTCACGTACGCCGCCGGGCAGGACCTGGACGGATATGTGCAGTACCTGCTCGGCCTGCGGGCGATGATCCGGTTCGAGACGCGGGACTGGGCGGGCGCGCTGGCCGATGCCGAGTCCGCACTGGAGCGGCCGAGCCGGGGCGGGGTGGCAGTGGTTCCGGCGCTGGTGGCGCGGGGACGGATCCGCTCGGCGCGGGGTGCGGACGGTGCGTCGGCCGACCTGGACGCGGCGGCGGCGCACGCCTACGGGCTGGCGGAGCTGCAGTGGATCGGGCTGGTCGCGGCGGCCCGGTCCGAGTACTTCCTGCTGGCCGGTGATCCGGTGCGGGCGGCGGCGGAGGCCCGGCCGGCGTTCGAGCAGGCGACGGCGCTGGGGCACCGGTGGTTCGCGGCGGAGCTGGCGAACTGCCTCCGGCTGGCCGGGGACGCGTCGGTCGCCGTACCACCGCCAAGGTTTGATCCCGGGTATTTGACCGTTCTTGATCAGCTTGGCGCGGTGCGGGCGGCGGGCTGGCTGCGGGCCGAGTTGCGGCGGCAGGGGGTGACCGGGGTGCCGCGCGGTCCACGCCCCGCGACCGCGGCCGACGACGCGGGCCTGACCGCCCGGCAGGCGCAGGTGCTCGAGCTGCTCGCCGACGGACTGTCGAACGCGGACATCGCGGCCCGGCTGACGCTGTCGGTCAAGACCGTCGAGCACCACGTCTCCGCCGTGCTGAACAAGTTGGGGGTGACCAGCCGCGGTCAGGCGGCGGCTCGACGGCGCTCAAGTTAG
- a CDS encoding sensor histidine kinase — protein MQPRNALEALTLRPTELLRSSWPWRSLAYLVSGSLLGAATIAAVVVMLALGTLLAAVIVGVAGYVGCLLSGIVVARVERRRLRLVDHDELLDPHRPPPRAGLRAWVTLRLREEATWRELFYAALAAAMLSWMDLLVLVGVTYTLLISVGAPWTIADEPLSSTLPATVAGLLLGPILIYPVIAWAGARAAMARAMLTPPDEARLRELTRSRARLVDAFEVERRRIERDLHDGAQQRLVALSMQLGMARLEVPADSPGAESLAAAHLLAKQALTDLRELIRGVHPKVLTDRGLAAAVGEVASVAPLPVDLDLRLPGRLPSAVEVTAYFVVSEALTNVAKHAGAERARVEAFLTGDRLIVRIHDDGCGGADPATGSGLMGLADRVAVLDGTVNLSSPAGGPTLLRVEIPVPEAVV, from the coding sequence ATGCAGCCCCGCAACGCGCTCGAAGCGCTCACTCTGCGGCCGACGGAGCTGTTGCGTTCGTCCTGGCCATGGCGTTCGCTCGCCTACCTGGTGAGCGGCTCGCTGCTCGGCGCCGCGACCATCGCGGCGGTCGTCGTCATGCTCGCCCTCGGCACCCTGCTGGCCGCGGTGATCGTCGGTGTCGCCGGTTACGTGGGGTGTCTACTCTCCGGCATCGTCGTGGCCCGGGTTGAGCGGCGGCGGCTGCGCCTGGTCGACCACGACGAGCTGCTCGACCCACACCGGCCGCCGCCACGGGCAGGCCTCCGGGCCTGGGTCACCCTGCGGCTACGGGAGGAGGCGACCTGGCGGGAGCTGTTCTATGCGGCGCTCGCGGCGGCGATGCTGAGCTGGATGGATCTACTCGTTCTCGTCGGCGTGACGTACACCCTGCTGATCTCGGTCGGCGCGCCGTGGACCATCGCCGACGAGCCGCTCTCCTCGACCCTGCCCGCCACCGTGGCCGGGTTGCTGCTGGGGCCGATCCTGATCTATCCGGTGATCGCCTGGGCGGGTGCCCGCGCGGCGATGGCCAGAGCCATGCTGACACCACCCGACGAGGCACGGCTGAGAGAGCTGACCCGTTCGCGGGCACGACTCGTCGACGCCTTCGAGGTGGAGCGCCGGCGCATCGAGCGCGACCTGCACGACGGCGCTCAGCAGCGCCTCGTCGCGCTCAGCATGCAGCTCGGCATGGCCCGCCTGGAGGTGCCGGCCGACTCGCCAGGCGCCGAGTCGCTCGCCGCGGCACATCTGCTCGCCAAACAGGCCCTCACCGACCTGCGGGAGCTGATCCGTGGCGTACACCCGAAGGTCTTGACCGACCGCGGCCTGGCTGCGGCTGTGGGGGAGGTGGCGTCCGTCGCGCCGCTGCCCGTCGACCTCGATCTGCGACTGCCCGGGCGGCTGCCGTCGGCGGTCGAGGTGACCGCCTATTTCGTGGTGTCCGAGGCGCTGACCAATGTGGCCAAGCACGCCGGGGCCGAGCGGGCCCGGGTCGAGGCGTTCCTGACCGGCGATCGGCTGATCGTGCGGATCCACGACGACGGCTGTGGCGGCGCCGATCCGGCCACCGGTTCCGGTCTGATGGGGCTCGCCGACCGGGTGGCGGTCCTCGACGGGACGGTGAACCTGTCGAGTCCGGCCGGTGGCCCTACGTTGTTGCGAGTGGAGATTCCGGTGCCGGAGGCGGTTGTATGA